Part of the Porites lutea chromosome 14, jaPorLute2.1, whole genome shotgun sequence genome, gttATTAACATCTTTTTCGCGCATTTTGTGTTATCGCAAACTCGTGATGATGGCGTCAACAAGTATTCTTTGCACAAATGACGCTATGTGTGCTGTgcgttatgacgtcatctatcatcccttccctatcacttctcaatatttgaaaacgtcgggggttgacagccctgggTAATGGCCTATTGAGCTTGGTTTTCCTGTGCATTAGCATTGTTCAGTCTTGCATGCATGATGAAAACTCCTTCTGTGTGCACAATTGTTATTCTTACCTCATCTTTGAGATAGTCGTATACGCcgacattttcagcaagtgcGGCCCTGTTTTTTTGCCTTCTCTTGGCGTTTCTATCAAACACATTCATTACTTCTTCATCTGTTCTCCTCGTACTATAGCATCTCCAAACACTTGGCTGCCTTAACAACGGAACAACCCTGCGATAAGACATTGTAAAGAGGACTTAAACGTGAGTAAAATCAAGAGAAATAAAGGCCATTTCGTTTATGAGAAGGCCcatgttttttaaaagttcactGTGCCGCCATGATGGACGGGATCAATTGAAAAGACTAAGACGAGTAGCTTTGTAACCATTCCAGGATACAAGTGGCTACTAAGCTTTGGCGGGAACGCGGGAAAATGGGAAAATTGTTATGAGGAAGGATAACATTGTTTGCAACAAGATTCCAGTTCTTTAGTCATGTTTGAGCAATGCGTTACTTCGCTTAGGAACTACATACGGGATCGCACAAATGGAAAATGTTTTCCTCCATGGACCTGGCTCTTCGTTAAGCTTGCGTCGCTTCTTTCACGCTATCCTTCTGGTATTACAAAAGCCATCATTTTAGCAGAGATTCAACAATCTTGGAATCAATTTAGTCAGTTTCAAGGACGTTTAGAAGGACAGAAAGCTCGTAAGGTCTCCGTCGATTCAGTGTTTGAAAGCCGACACATCGGATACGAGTCAATTCTGGAAGCCAAAGTTGAAAGTATTAATACAGTCCCGGGAACACACACAAATATTGCTATCTTACGGGACCCCAAAGGAAAGAATTCGCTTGGGATGTATATGCATCAAAAGCTCTACCAGTTACCAGCAACATTGATCAAAAAACACACTCTCCGATTCACTAGCTGTCGATTAATTCAAGGGAAAGGTCTGTCGTTTGCTGGTCATAAAGTTCACCTCCTACCATCGGAAAACGTGCTGATTCTTTGTGGGGAAGACGTCGACGACCTTGCACGCTTTGAAAAGTTTGGCAATTTCCAAAGCTTTGATAGAAGCCCTTATCCCCGTTATGGCTGTGATATAAAGGCTGAAGTTGCAGATTTGGGATTTGAAGAAACAATTCATTTTCCAAATGGAAAAACAAGCATCAAAAGATGTATTAAAGTAGTGGACTCAGAGGGAATTCATGTCAATTTCTGTTTGTGGGATGAGCAGCTTCCAATGGCTAACTTATTTCAAGAAGGTGATACTCTTGCAATTCAACAACCCTTTGTGGTCCCAAATCAAGATGAAATGTTTGTGTTGGAATATGGTCCTGCAACAGTTATTTTTTGTACATCACGTGACCCAGTCAGGGAACTGGTCCCAAGTCAGACAGCTAGTACTCAAGGGACCCCTGTGAGTGTAATTAAAGACAGTCAAGGGATGCTGGACTATTCCACATTTCCtgaacaaattttttttaatgatataaGGTATGTGTCAACTGCTGGCCAACCAacatgagaaaacagccaaaattTGGTGATCCCGCCACTACTAGTTTCCCATGAAATGACATCtaagaaacaagcgcagaaattccattctaatgacatgtcactacccagTGCCAGATCCAGACCTCGAGATAAGGGGGCACCAGTCTTCCAGTCCCTGAGGTTACTGGCCAACTAGTATTTAGTTATCTTTTAGACAGCTATAGGTGGAGGGTGAGGGCTAGCTATGTTGATGTTGATCATTAAAAGCTGACAGACAAATAATCTCTCAATTTGTTATGTTGTGGGCTCTGCAGCTATGTACATGTACGGTACTTCTGCAACCAGTAAACCCCTCTTATTGTTTTACTGGTCCTGGTTTAAAAGTTATCAAGACCTTTCAGAAACTGtatcagggctgtgctctagcagggTCTGGTGGCCCCTtgcgcctaacttttgccctagggcgactagaaaatctcagatttttcatacaaatcatatgccgggcaccctagattttacagtttcagagcactgggctcccttcaattttccttagagcacagccttgctgtataatttacaaattgaattatgtgagttttaaaataatttcctgatctttttGTAGGTCAAACATGACCCGGATTACAATTTTCTGCACCATAACTAATGTCGGTATAGTGGAAGCCTTCACTCAGTACAAAGTCTCTGGACACAAGTTTGTTCTCACTGCAAAAGATGATACAGGAAGCGAAACTATTACCATCTTTGATCACACCAGAGATTATTTTTATACACTATATGCAGGCCAAAGCATTGTGCTGGAGAATGTTCACACTTCTGGTATGCTTAAGGTTTTGTCATAATCGTATCAATGATAAGTCCAACATTTGGGGCAAGTAGGCAGGCCTGATATAAATTCGACATCTTTTACTGCTTTACCATGCTTGGGAGAAGACATTAAATTGTAAAGTGAGGAGGACATTCATTGAAGTAACTCATGCAAAATGTAGAAGATAATCTAGCCAGACTTGGCTAGATTATGATCAAATGGCACTTTGATCACTTATGTATTTTGTACAGGTGCGGTAAACTCACACCAAAACTGGAATCAAAGTCAAACATACTCTTCTTCTCCCTGTGACAGTGTTACAGactgcttttataaaatatacTTTGCTTAAGGTGCTATGAATATCAAGGCAAAATTTCTTCCTTTTAGTGCCTTTCATCTAATTTCTAATTATCATTGTTTTAGGGTCTAGTTCACTGAGCTCAGCTCTTGTCCTGGAAACAAGTTCTGGTGGAAGAATTTGGAATCTCAGCACAATGACAGGTTGGCTTTCTACTAAGTGTCTGTTATCTGCAGTCTCCATAAAAGATGCAATCAGCAGTGATAAGTGCATTTGTCAAGCTGTCATCACACAAGTCAACAGCACTAACAACAGTTATGTTGTTAGGGTTCACATGTCATGCCGCAGCAAAGTGGATTGTAACGCTGGTCATTTTTGTTGTCAGAGATGCAGCATTGATCATTTAAATGAGATGCTTAACAAACCTGGCCAGCTGGTAAGATTctcatgataattattatttaccaAGGTGTCAATCATTATTTTACCATAACTGAGTGAGTTTTCACACAATGATTGGTTGAGAGCTATGTTCGATAAGAGTACAGGCCATGGCAAAGATGAGATggcattgtttttatctttcttGTGAGTGCAtgattttccaagaaacttcaACAGAAATGGACGTCAAAACTGCTCATTTTGACATTATTTCTATGGccgataagagtacagaccatggaaaattgatGTCAATTTACTAATTTTAACGTTATTATATTTTACTACTACAGAAATCCCCCTCAATGTACTGGAAGTGGCAGTATAACATGAGCCTTAAATTGCACGACTCAGACAGCAGCATGACAGCACATTTGACAGATCAAACAGCAGAACAGTTGCTACAGATGACAGCATCACAGTTTGCAGAACATGTCAAGGCCATGCAAGAACAAGTTCTTGAGTCTGTTTTAGCACAAGAATGTCTGTTTGGTCTTTCATTATTTAGAGGAAGACATCAGATTGATGCTGTTTGTGTCACAAATTAAAGTGTCTAATATCTTACCTGAAGACACTTTTAATCTAATTCCATTTATGATGCAAATGAAagtgtatgtttttttttataaggtaAAATCTGTTCTGAGGTTGAACCTTCATTCAACCCAGTTTTATTCAGAATTTCCcaggagacaaaagaaaatctgtTGAACCCTGAGAATAGACTTTACACACAACATAAACAGAGCTCAATACTTACTGGACAAACTTAAATGTACAATTTCATTAAATTTAATTCAATAATACAAAAGCATATTCAAAGTAATATTATTGTGTAACCAAATGTCACAGAAATGCTGTGAACCCACTTTTAACTAATTCAAATCATGGGAAGAAACAAACTTGATTAAAAGTTCATGCACAGCCCAGTTTTCTTGGTCTTGGTTTAGTATTATTCCAGCGGACTTGATCAGCCTGTAAGAAGAGTGTGAGCCAAGTGCTGGTTGCAGGTCACATTGACTGAAATGCAGTTCTGAGCATCCAATCAATAGTTTTATCAGAGGTTATTAAATAACCTCTGATAAAACTAAATCTTTCAGTATAAATTTTATACTGAAAGATTTCATCGTATATTAAGTCGTTTCTCCCAAACTTTGTCCCAGTTTTAGGGAAGCTTGCAGAAGAGCTACTTAGTTTCCATTTACCAGTCTTTTGACTCTATATATCACtggaaaatgtattttaaaagctCCAAGAATATGCTGATTGTCATTCACTACACTCTTGCTTTAACTTGCTTATTAATATATTCATCAGGTCAGAAAATGCCAAAGACTGAAAGTGTCCTTTGTCAGAAAACTTGTGGAACTCCGAAGCTGTTCCTTTAGCAACTTGTTCCTGTTCACTGAAGGGAATAAATGGATCATCTGTTGATCCAAACTGAACAATCCATtgagtgttttgttttatttgttccCATTCCCAGGGACGATTATAATACCCTGAAAATTTGTGACGAAAAAGACAAGTCATTAATAAATTTTGACTGGGCAACATTGTAATGTCTTCAGGATATGAACTttgtgtcatttttttctttgtgtcatttttttctttgcaccctgctttCCTGTATGTATTTCAATATTGTTTTTGTGTCTATAATTTCACTGACACAGTTTCAATCTCACTTCATGACATTTGCCACAATTTTACATTCTGCCCTGTGGCTGCTTCAAAGCCATGTTCCTTGAATTCACTCCAACAGCCTGAAGAGTATCATTATACCCCGACAAGATCTACAGCTTAACCcgttaagccccagtatccacatacaaattctccaaactgatctccatacatttcctttaagaatgagtcaagagaatttgataaaagatcatggcATTTTTACTTGAGtgatcattttaataattctcataacttatctgttgacaatgtatggatattgttaggagaaaattgatgttggtcactattgggacttaaagggttaatgaagACAATAGAGTTTCTACGATATTTTCTCACCACTAGCTTTCTCATTAGGATCATCCAAATCAGTGACACAAGGCGACACCAGGATCAATCCAAGGACAGAATGCTTCTCTGCATACCTGGAAAATTTACAACGACTAACTTTTAACCATGCACAGCAAAAGTTGTAGCTTCCTAATGATCAGAACAATAACCATCACTGTGTCAAGGAATATTTTTGAGGGACTTGCATTTGCTCCCTACACAACTTATGTTTTACCTCAGTGCAGCTTGAGCTCCAGAGCTATGCCCAACAATCACTGTGTGCTCATCACAATTAAGCTGTTTTTCCATGAATGGAATCCATATTTCTTCACGTGCCAACACTGTTTTATGATAATGGTTCTGTCAATTCTAAGCATGCACAACCTCCAGCAAGGGGGGGGGGACGGTTGGTGGTTCGAGTTTGGGCAGAGGGGGACGGGTagtccagatttcaagtgacggggatgatcaaAGGATCTTTTGGGTGTGAAATTTTTGATTCCAGGAATTTTTttaggtaagaaaatttggcaagtattttttggggtggcttgatttaagttgggattttttaggtattcaaaacaatacGAAGAAACATTCAATGtctaatgtttttatttttcgtgatATATCATTTAATacattctggaaatttttaaggcttgGAAATTCGGCATGATATTTTTTGGGGTTactttttggtccagggatttttggcggttttgttggaagccctaaggcttttttggggttttgatttttgcccccatttgatcatccctgtcacttgaaatccaaaGTACCCCCTTAGGGCACTATCCCCTTTCCCCATACCATATTAAtgtatttatactactacatgagaaatttctgcaatttgattggcttagagcagtggtatttcagcttaatttcaaatacctacatgtgaaaattacaaaccttctgaaggtagtagtataaacaaataatagcatgatttgtacgtgatatttggcataaatagcaCTAGTGATATTtgaaaattgtttcaaatttcactcgcctaacggctcgtgaaattacgtatactaatttcgaaatatcactcgtggtatttatgccaaatatcactacaaatcatgctattacctatacatattacaggttaattttgattttaccTAGATTGATTCTAacttcctttgtctcctaggcCTCATTGACAattaacctaggttaaaaagTTTAAACCCGAAATCAAATTTAACCTGTAATATATATGTACTGTTTATACTATGTGtatcatat contains:
- the LOC140924523 gene encoding uncharacterized protein, which translates into the protein MFEQCVTSLRNYIRDRTNGKCFPPWTWLFVKLASLLSRYPSGITKAIILAEIQQSWNQFSQFQGRLEGQKARKVSVDSVFESRHIGYESILEAKVESINTVPGTHTNIAILRDPKGKNSLGMYMHQKLYQLPATLIKKHTLRFTSCRLIQGKGLSFAGHKVHLLPSENVLILCGEDVDDLARFEKFGNFQSFDRSPYPRYGCDIKAEVADLGFEETIHFPNGKTSIKRCIKVVDSEGIHVNFCLWDEQLPMANLFQEGDTLAIQQPFVVPNQDEMFVLEYGPATVIFCTSRDPVRELVPSQTASTQGTPVSVIKDSQGMLDYSTFPEQIFFNDIRSNMTRITIFCTITNVGIVEAFTQYKVSGHKFVLTAKDDTGSETITIFDHTRDYFYTLYAGQSIVLENVHTSGSSSLSSALVLETSSGGRIWNLSTMTGWLSTKCLLSAVSIKDAISSDKCICQAVITQVNSTNNSYVVRVHMSCRSKVDCNAGHFCCQRCSIDHLNEMLNKPGQLKSPSMYWKWQYNMSLKLHDSDSSMTAHLTDQTAEQLLQMTASQFAEHVKAMQEQVLESVLAQECLFGLSLFRGRHQIDAVCVTN
- the LOC140924439 gene encoding serine hydrolase RBBP9-like yields the protein MFYDVLHDFQWKFLIHMTKERVVIVPGNGRGDVEHSNWYGWLKNKLLEKNIDCLLRNMPDPVLAREEIWIPFMEKQLNCDEHTVIVGHSSGAQAALRYAEKHSVLGLILVSPCVTDLDDPNEKASGYYNRPWEWEQIKQNTQWIVQFGSTDDPFIPFSEQEQVAKGTASEFHKFSDKGHFQSLAFSDLMNILISKLKQECSE